From Virgibacillus natechei, the proteins below share one genomic window:
- a CDS encoding YceD family protein translates to MKFILGQIRKSTINKPFTFDNKVDVSELETMNNDIREINSVQVYGQSIYQGEQVIFSFTIVGEMILPCARTLVDVPYPFEIKADEVFSTSPYYGEKEEENEIHPVDGEMIDLTPFIKENILLEVPSRVFSEEATEMENDSLKGQGWEFVSQDSEEKDEKKIDPRLKKLASLFEDNEKE, encoded by the coding sequence ATGAAATTTATTTTAGGTCAAATTAGAAAAAGCACTATTAATAAACCTTTTACATTTGATAATAAGGTAGATGTTTCTGAACTGGAAACAATGAATAACGATATACGTGAAATTAACTCTGTACAAGTCTATGGTCAAAGTATTTATCAGGGTGAGCAAGTTATTTTTTCATTTACTATAGTTGGAGAAATGATATTGCCTTGTGCACGTACATTAGTAGATGTTCCCTATCCTTTTGAAATTAAAGCAGATGAGGTTTTTTCCACATCGCCTTATTATGGTGAAAAGGAAGAGGAAAACGAAATTCATCCGGTTGATGGAGAAATGATTGATTTAACTCCATTTATAAAGGAAAATATCTTACTGGAAGTTCCATCTCGAGTATTTTCTGAAGAAGCCACTGAAATGGAAAATGATTCATTAAAAGGGCAAGGATGGGAATTTGTTTCACAGGATTCAGAAGAAAAAGATGAGAAGAAGATAGACCCACGTCTAAAAAAGCTGGCGTCTTTGTTCGAAGATAACGAGAAAGAATAA
- a CDS encoding enoyl-CoA hydratase/isomerase family protein, which produces MSETVQYRIFEEGYGEICLNRPDKHNAISEKMTEAFKSRLEEAKRDAVKFLIITGEGEKFFSAGGDLNNLHGDLSPDEAFSKLYMMKEVLYEIMSFPVPTICLLNGDAIGGGCEIATACDIRIAKETSKFGFVQTNLGILPGWGGGALLYEKVNPSFALQWLMEGSIFDANYLKECGWLHTVVSKAVWDNRDELLQAYIRKSYDQMKILKSQYKKKLSNLKLSLLMDEEVRNCANLWDSEEHKKAVQQFFARKE; this is translated from the coding sequence TTGAGTGAAACTGTTCAATACCGAATATTTGAAGAAGGTTATGGCGAAATTTGTTTAAATCGGCCTGATAAACATAATGCAATATCTGAAAAAATGACAGAAGCATTTAAAAGTCGGTTGGAAGAAGCCAAACGTGACGCTGTGAAGTTTTTAATTATAACTGGGGAAGGGGAGAAATTTTTTTCTGCAGGCGGTGATTTAAATAACTTGCACGGGGACCTGAGCCCAGATGAAGCCTTCTCTAAGTTATATATGATGAAAGAGGTTCTCTATGAAATTATGTCATTTCCCGTTCCGACAATCTGCCTGTTAAATGGAGATGCGATAGGCGGTGGTTGTGAGATTGCAACTGCCTGTGATATCCGAATCGCAAAAGAGACAAGCAAATTCGGCTTTGTTCAAACGAATCTAGGAATATTACCTGGATGGGGAGGAGGGGCTCTGTTGTATGAGAAAGTGAACCCGAGCTTTGCTTTACAGTGGCTGATGGAAGGTAGTATTTTTGACGCGAATTATTTAAAAGAATGTGGTTGGTTACATACTGTAGTGAGCAAAGCAGTATGGGATAATCGTGACGAACTATTACAAGCATACATACGGAAATCCTATGACCAAATGAAAATATTAAAAAGTCAATATAAGAAAAAGTTATCGAATCTCAAACTATCTTTATTAATGGATGAGGAAGTTCGTAATTGTGCAAATTTATGGGATTCTGAGGAACATAAAAAGGCTGTTCAACAATTTTTTGCACGAAAAGAATAA
- the ftsL gene encoding cell division protein FtsL, which yields MSANHARHWTQPSRPTDIPHKESEVAVKVRKQPWITKGEKIIYSIIATCLIIAGILTVSYSSSTESLNRELQSLEQTVQNQQVTNEALLFEVKELSRPERITSIAKDNDLKIQDAEVMQANSFNN from the coding sequence ATGAGTGCAAATCATGCTAGACACTGGACGCAGCCAAGCAGACCAACAGATATACCACATAAGGAATCAGAAGTTGCTGTTAAAGTACGTAAACAGCCTTGGATAACAAAAGGTGAAAAAATTATTTATTCTATAATAGCAACTTGTTTAATCATTGCCGGTATCTTAACAGTCTCCTATTCTTCATCCACAGAATCACTAAACAGGGAATTGCAATCACTGGAGCAAACGGTACAAAATCAACAAGTTACCAATGAAGCACTTCTATTTGAGGTGAAGGAATTAAGCAGACCGGAGAGAATTACAAGTATTGCAAAAGATAACGACCTTAAAATACAAGATGCAGAAGTGATGCAAGCAAACTCATTTAATAATTAA
- a CDS encoding RsfA family transcriptional regulator: protein MNATRQDAWTNDEDIILAETVLSHIRDGKTQLEAFKEVAKQLSRTSAACGFRWNATIRKEYQDAIQIAKQERKQSGRKDIWSFTESNTQEKDTIETAIGLLERIKSSYPDENKIIQHEQEKIMNQLKEDNERLKQQLLHYDNAWDEMAKLWGWVKANKQE, encoded by the coding sequence ATGAATGCGACCCGTCAGGATGCTTGGACAAATGATGAAGATATTATTTTAGCTGAAACAGTATTGAGCCATATACGAGATGGGAAAACGCAACTTGAAGCGTTTAAAGAAGTGGCTAAACAATTATCACGTACATCAGCTGCTTGTGGTTTCAGGTGGAATGCAACAATTCGTAAAGAATACCAGGATGCAATTCAAATAGCAAAACAAGAAAGAAAGCAAAGTGGGAGAAAAGACATATGGAGTTTTACAGAATCTAATACACAAGAGAAAGATACGATAGAAACAGCTATAGGATTGTTGGAAAGAATAAAATCAAGCTATCCCGATGAAAATAAAATTATTCAACATGAACAAGAAAAAATAATGAATCAATTGAAGGAAGACAATGAACGATTAAAACAACAATTGTTGCATTATGATAATGCTTGGGATGAAATGGCTAAATTATGGGGATGGGTAAAAGCTAACAAACAAGAATAA
- the ylbJ gene encoding sporulation integral membrane protein YlbJ: protein MKQIAKTLLLSIMTSFFAFALLKFPDQSLEASIRGLNIWWEVVFPSLLPFFITAELLISFGVVKFIGVLFEPIMRPLFNVPGIGSFGWIMGMSSGYPTGAKIAARLREEEQLSQIEAERLVSFTNASSPLFIFGAVSIGFFHDVKLGVLLATCHYIGNALVGICMRFYRIKEDKQQKKSKSGKSSVSIRRAFKEMHQTRIRHDRPLGEVLGDAVLNSIKTLVVVGGFIVLFSVITKLLFIINISPIIASVFEQLLNILSLPGEIALPFLSGLFEITIGAQMLSQITTDSFLATAILVSFILGFNGFSVQAQVASIIGKTDIRFAPYFFSRLLHGIIASLLTVILYKPLYLDKQAFEMDDVAVSQEVSQNFWVTTLDMLKQMGPIITIVFLGLAGLILYKRILKKDVA, encoded by the coding sequence TTGAAACAAATAGCAAAAACGCTACTCTTATCAATAATGACAAGTTTTTTTGCCTTCGCCTTATTAAAGTTTCCTGATCAGTCATTGGAAGCCAGCATTCGCGGATTAAATATTTGGTGGGAAGTTGTTTTCCCGTCGCTACTCCCTTTTTTTATCACAGCCGAATTGTTAATTAGCTTTGGTGTAGTTAAATTTATCGGCGTATTATTTGAGCCTATTATGCGGCCATTGTTTAATGTTCCTGGTATTGGAAGCTTTGGGTGGATAATGGGAATGTCAAGTGGTTATCCGACGGGGGCAAAGATTGCAGCAAGACTACGTGAGGAAGAACAGCTTTCCCAAATAGAAGCCGAACGTCTCGTTTCTTTTACAAATGCTTCTAGTCCATTATTTATCTTTGGAGCAGTTTCTATAGGTTTTTTCCATGATGTTAAATTAGGTGTTCTATTGGCAACCTGTCATTATATTGGCAACGCATTAGTTGGGATCTGTATGCGGTTTTACCGAATTAAAGAGGATAAACAACAAAAGAAATCTAAATCCGGAAAAAGCAGTGTATCCATTAGAAGAGCTTTTAAAGAAATGCACCAAACAAGGATACGTCATGATCGTCCTCTAGGCGAGGTATTAGGTGATGCCGTTTTAAACTCTATTAAAACGCTAGTGGTGGTTGGAGGTTTTATTGTTCTTTTCTCTGTTATCACTAAATTACTATTTATAATAAACATATCACCAATCATTGCTTCTGTATTTGAGCAGTTGTTAAATATTTTAAGCCTACCGGGAGAAATAGCACTGCCTTTCTTATCAGGCTTATTCGAGATAACGATTGGTGCACAAATGTTATCTCAAATAACGACAGATTCCTTCTTAGCAACAGCAATTCTTGTGAGTTTCATCTTAGGTTTCAATGGCTTTTCCGTACAAGCACAAGTAGCTAGTATCATAGGTAAAACAGATATACGTTTTGCACCGTATTTCTTTTCCCGTCTTTTACATGGAATTATTGCTAGTCTATTGACTGTAATCTTGTATAAACCATTGTATTTAGATAAGCAAGCTTTTGAAATGGACGATGTGGCTGTATCACAAGAAGTAAGCCAGAACTTCTGGGTTACTACATTGGACATGTTAAAACAAATGGGACCAATCATTACAATCGTTTTTTTAGGGTTAGCAGGATTGATTCTATATAAACGCATACTAAAAAAAGATGTTGCATAG
- a CDS encoding N-acetyltransferase produces the protein MTNIKVEKLLINYKTLEKFKHFKEYGNQELSMVEDLENNIVENDSDSPFFGIYYGNNLIARMSLYKVKAKYDAYFAPPQDYLTLWKLEVLPDYQGKNYGKALVDFAKDYNVPIKTNPRINSHGFWEKMGFQKAHYDMERDLGENPLIWLPEGVKEQES, from the coding sequence ATGACAAATATAAAAGTAGAGAAACTGTTAATAAATTATAAGACGCTGGAAAAATTTAAACATTTTAAAGAATATGGTAATCAAGAATTATCCATGGTTGAAGATCTGGAGAATAATATTGTTGAAAATGACAGTGACTCTCCATTTTTTGGGATTTACTACGGGAATAATCTTATAGCAAGAATGAGTTTGTATAAGGTTAAGGCCAAATATGACGCCTATTTTGCTCCTCCACAAGATTATTTAACCTTATGGAAGTTAGAAGTTTTACCGGACTACCAAGGCAAGAACTACGGAAAAGCGTTAGTCGATTTTGCCAAAGACTATAATGTACCGATAAAAACAAATCCACGTATTAACTCTCATGGGTTTTGGGAAAAAATGGGCTTTCAAAAAGCACACTATGATATGGAAAGAGATTTAGGAGAAAATCCATTGATTTGGCTTCCAGAAGGCGTTAAAGAACAGGAATCATAA
- a CDS encoding nucleotidyltransferase — translation MKACGLIVEYNPFHNGHLYHIQKAKKNSNADCMIAVMSGTFLQRGEPAIIDKFHRTRAALQSGIDIVLELPYHYAVQSSDMFAKGAVKTLHEIGVSDINFGSESGNISNFITSYEIFKAKETIYEKNLKSYLDKGISFPKASKFAYEHIGLTSGDMDLSKPNNILGFSYVKTILENDLAIKPSTIKRTNSDYHDQTIGNSIASATGIRNELFTNAQITPEIAKSIPKETYLELQQYKHTATTWHTWESYFPLLHYRVLTMSLQELSLIEGVDEGLEYRIKQTSKEATSFTGWIDAIKTKRYTWTRLQRIFVHILTNTSKNDVNQVSNEASIPYIRLLGFNQTGQAYLNQTRKKRNVPLVTKISQKPNPMLEMEEKASNAYYSILPPKQKNQFKKQEIQPPIRI, via the coding sequence ATGAAGGCATGCGGTTTAATTGTTGAATACAATCCATTTCATAATGGTCATCTGTATCATATTCAGAAAGCCAAAAAAAATTCAAACGCAGACTGCATGATTGCAGTTATGAGTGGCACTTTCTTACAAAGAGGGGAGCCAGCAATAATTGATAAATTTCACCGAACTCGAGCTGCTCTTCAATCAGGCATCGATATCGTTCTAGAATTGCCTTACCATTATGCTGTCCAAAGCAGTGATATGTTTGCTAAGGGGGCCGTTAAGACACTACATGAAATAGGTGTTTCTGATATAAACTTTGGTAGTGAGTCTGGTAATATATCCAATTTTATAACAAGTTATGAAATCTTTAAAGCAAAAGAGACTATTTATGAAAAAAACCTTAAATCATATTTAGATAAAGGGATATCTTTTCCAAAAGCAAGCAAATTCGCCTATGAGCATATTGGGTTAACATCTGGGGATATGGACTTATCAAAACCAAACAACATATTGGGATTCAGTTATGTAAAAACCATATTGGAAAATGACCTAGCGATTAAACCATCTACAATAAAGCGCACAAACAGCGACTATCATGATCAAACAATTGGAAACTCTATCGCTAGCGCTACAGGTATTCGAAATGAGTTATTTACAAATGCACAAATAACGCCTGAAATCGCTAAATCCATTCCTAAGGAAACCTACCTAGAACTGCAACAATATAAACATACCGCCACGACCTGGCATACATGGGAAAGCTATTTCCCTCTACTTCACTACCGTGTCCTGACAATGAGTTTGCAAGAACTCTCATTGATAGAGGGAGTTGACGAAGGACTGGAATACCGAATTAAACAAACGTCAAAAGAAGCAACTTCATTTACAGGATGGATCGATGCAATTAAAACAAAAAGATATACATGGACAAGATTGCAACGTATTTTTGTCCATATTTTAACTAATACGAGCAAAAATGATGTAAATCAAGTTTCCAATGAGGCTTCTATTCCATACATACGATTATTAGGATTTAATCAAACAGGGCAGGCTTATCTAAATCAAACCCGAAAAAAACGGAATGTGCCTCTTGTTACCAAAATAAGTCAAAAACCGAACCCTATGCTGGAAATGGAAGAGAAAGCCAGCAATGCTTATTACAGTATCTTGCCACCGAAACAGAAAAATCAGTTTAAAAAGCAAGAAATACAACCACCAATAAGAATATAA
- the mraZ gene encoding division/cell wall cluster transcriptional repressor MraZ, whose protein sequence is MFMGEFQHNIDTKGRIIVPSKFREELGEKFVVTRGLDKCLFAYPMNEWKILEEKLKKLPLTKKDARAFTRFFFSGAIECEVDNQGRINIPQPLRKYAVLDKECVVIGVSNRIEFWASENWEDYFNDSEESFAEIAENLMDFDI, encoded by the coding sequence ATGTTCATGGGTGAATTTCAACACAACATTGATACAAAAGGTAGAATAATTGTACCTTCCAAGTTTCGCGAGGAGCTTGGTGAGAAGTTTGTTGTTACTCGTGGACTGGATAAATGTCTGTTCGCTTATCCAATGAATGAATGGAAAATATTAGAAGAGAAATTAAAAAAACTCCCATTAACTAAAAAGGATGCTCGTGCATTTACAAGGTTTTTCTTTTCTGGAGCCATAGAATGTGAAGTCGATAATCAGGGAAGAATAAACATTCCACAACCATTAAGGAAATACGCTGTTTTGGATAAAGAATGCGTAGTAATAGGTGTTTCCAACCGTATCGAATTTTGGGCGAGTGAGAATTGGGAAGATTATTTTAATGATTCTGAGGAATCTTTTGCTGAAATCGCTGAAAATCTAATGGATTTTGATATTTAA
- the rpmF gene encoding 50S ribosomal protein L32 — translation MAVPKRKTSKKVKNQRRTHKKLHVPGMVECSNCGELAKPHHVCKSCGQYDGKEVVSS, via the coding sequence ATGGCAGTACCAAAAAGAAAAACATCTAAAAAAGTGAAAAATCAACGCCGTACTCATAAAAAATTACATGTACCTGGCATGGTAGAATGTTCAAATTGTGGGGAATTAGCAAAACCACATCATGTATGTAAATCATGTGGACAATACGATGGTAAGGAAGTAGTCAGTAGTTAA
- a CDS encoding 2-dehydropantoate 2-reductase: protein MNIGIIGGGAIGLLISSYLSIEHNVRLYVRRNEQKQKLNEHGLFLSGSVALLPTKALLMEEMEKEDCLIICVKQSHIPSILSTISTGNEQTPLIFLQNGMSHIDLIRNKTQPVLVGVTEHGAIRVNDHTVQHTGKGRIKLASFHDRGFHFKELTCELNQANFPFDMTENWSQLLAEKVIVNAVINPLTALFNIRNGDLVTNGYLNKLAKALCKEAALVLDLDVSVQWNRVEEIARKTGGNISSMLKDIKENQKTEIEAISGYIISIADIPVPNTLFVYDSIKALEQKKGIKA from the coding sequence ATGAATATCGGAATCATCGGTGGAGGAGCAATTGGATTATTAATAAGTAGTTATCTTTCTATTGAACATAATGTACGTCTTTATGTTCGGCGGAATGAACAAAAGCAAAAACTAAATGAACATGGTTTATTTTTATCGGGTTCTGTTGCCCTGCTACCAACGAAGGCGCTACTAATGGAAGAAATGGAAAAAGAGGATTGCTTAATTATTTGTGTGAAACAATCGCATATTCCTTCCATCCTTTCAACTATTTCAACAGGGAATGAACAAACACCTTTAATTTTTTTGCAAAATGGAATGAGTCATATTGACCTGATTAGAAATAAAACACAGCCTGTTTTGGTAGGAGTTACAGAGCACGGCGCAATTAGAGTCAACGATCATACGGTGCAGCATACTGGAAAGGGCAGGATAAAACTAGCATCGTTTCATGATCGGGGATTTCATTTTAAAGAGCTGACGTGTGAATTAAATCAAGCCAATTTTCCATTCGATATGACAGAGAATTGGTCACAGTTATTAGCAGAAAAGGTAATCGTCAATGCTGTTATTAATCCCTTAACAGCATTATTTAATATTCGGAATGGTGATTTAGTAACGAATGGTTATCTAAATAAATTGGCCAAAGCATTATGTAAAGAAGCAGCCTTGGTTCTGGATTTGGATGTTTCTGTTCAATGGAACCGCGTGGAGGAGATCGCTAGAAAGACAGGGGGGAATATATCCTCGATGCTGAAAGATATAAAAGAAAATCAAAAGACGGAAATAGAAGCCATATCAGGGTATATAATAAGTATTGCTGACATACCCGTTCCAAATACATTATTTGTATATGACAGTATAAAAGCATTGGAACAGAAAAAAGGAATTAAAGCCTAA
- the rsmH gene encoding 16S rRNA (cytosine(1402)-N(4))-methyltransferase RsmH: MFEHYSVLRDETIKGLAIKPSGTYIDCTVGGGGHAEQIASQLDESGLLVAFDQDLEALEAAKIRLEAYKDRIVYIHSNFRGLVKELQRHNIHHVDGILFDLGVSSPQLDRGERGFSYQHDAQLDMRMNQTQNLTAFEIVNRWSYNDMVSIFFKYGEEKFSKQIARKIEEYRKMDEINTTHQLVELIKDGIPAPARRKGGHPAKRIFQALRIAVNDELEAFSDALHQAAEIIDINGRIVVITFHSLEDRLCKQAFKKWSTAKETPRNLPVIPKDHEPPFNLITRKPVIATEDELESNRRSRSAKLRVIEKVDVWKEQFTYGEGRNKQ; the protein is encoded by the coding sequence ATGTTCGAACATTATAGTGTATTAAGAGATGAAACGATTAAAGGATTGGCAATCAAGCCTAGTGGTACCTATATAGATTGTACAGTTGGCGGTGGTGGTCATGCCGAACAAATTGCCTCACAACTGGATGAAAGTGGTTTGCTTGTAGCGTTTGATCAGGATCTGGAGGCATTAGAAGCTGCTAAAATAAGGTTAGAGGCATATAAGGACCGCATCGTTTATATTCACTCTAATTTTCGAGGTCTTGTGAAGGAACTACAGCGGCATAACATTCATCATGTGGATGGAATACTGTTCGATCTTGGTGTATCTTCACCACAATTGGACAGAGGCGAAAGAGGGTTTAGTTATCAACATGATGCGCAGTTGGACATGCGCATGAACCAAACCCAGAACCTTACTGCTTTTGAGATTGTCAATCGCTGGTCATACAATGACATGGTATCGATTTTTTTCAAATATGGAGAAGAAAAATTTTCGAAACAAATAGCCAGAAAAATTGAAGAATATAGAAAAATGGATGAGATTAACACGACGCATCAGTTAGTCGAATTAATTAAAGATGGTATACCTGCTCCTGCGCGCAGGAAAGGTGGACATCCAGCGAAACGTATTTTTCAGGCACTGCGTATTGCAGTAAATGACGAGTTAGAAGCGTTTAGTGATGCACTTCATCAAGCTGCAGAAATAATAGACATAAATGGGCGAATTGTAGTCATTACCTTTCACTCACTTGAAGACAGACTATGTAAACAAGCTTTTAAAAAATGGAGTACAGCGAAGGAAACACCAAGAAACTTGCCAGTAATCCCAAAAGACCACGAACCTCCTTTTAATCTAATTACGAGAAAACCAGTAATAGCAACGGAAGATGAATTGGAGTCAAATCGAAGGTCAAGATCAGCAAAACTTCGTGTTATTGAAAAAGTTGACGTGTGGAAAGAACAATTCACCTATGGAGAAGGGCGGAATAAACAATGA
- a CDS encoding SepM family pheromone-processing serine protease encodes MRFTKKHILSLIAVLLVAYFLSAYRLDYYIQRPGGAEALNPIVEVVDGYESTGEMHLMTISGGQATPMQYLWAMILPHSEILPLDHVRPEGISDDEYMEAQLQMMESSQEASTVVAYEAANEAIRIDYNGVYVVSIVEDMPADGKLQTGDRIVGIDGNDMQEADDLINYVESKEARDTISLEIVRGEETIIEDITLELFGEEEDRVGIGISLVTDRTVEVDPEVVFSSGRIGGPSAGLMFALEMYDQLTEEDLTRGYQIAGTGEVDYNGNVLRIGGVDKKIVAADREGVDIFFAPNEGDAEDSNYQMAIETAENIGADMDVVPVDTFNDALSYLQEIESNS; translated from the coding sequence ATGAGATTCACAAAAAAACACATCCTATCATTAATTGCCGTTCTTTTAGTTGCCTATTTTCTCTCTGCATATCGGCTTGATTATTATATCCAAAGACCTGGCGGAGCAGAAGCGCTAAACCCTATCGTAGAGGTGGTAGATGGTTATGAAAGTACAGGAGAGATGCATTTAATGACGATTAGTGGAGGACAGGCAACCCCTATGCAATATCTATGGGCAATGATATTACCGCATAGTGAGATATTACCACTTGATCATGTGCGTCCTGAGGGCATTTCAGATGATGAATACATGGAAGCCCAACTTCAAATGATGGAGAGCTCTCAAGAAGCTTCTACTGTAGTTGCTTATGAAGCAGCTAATGAAGCTATTAGAATTGATTATAATGGTGTCTATGTCGTTTCCATTGTTGAAGATATGCCTGCAGATGGCAAACTCCAGACAGGAGATCGTATCGTTGGCATCGATGGGAATGACATGCAGGAAGCTGATGACTTAATTAACTACGTTGAAAGCAAAGAGGCGCGAGACACGATTTCACTGGAAATTGTACGAGGAGAGGAAACTATTATAGAGGACATTACATTAGAATTGTTTGGTGAAGAAGAAGATAGGGTTGGAATAGGTATTAGTTTAGTAACAGACCGTACTGTTGAGGTCGACCCTGAGGTTGTATTTTCCAGTGGGAGAATCGGAGGGCCTAGTGCTGGACTAATGTTTGCACTGGAAATGTATGATCAGTTGACTGAAGAAGATTTGACCAGGGGTTATCAAATTGCTGGTACTGGCGAGGTTGACTACAATGGCAATGTCTTGCGTATCGGTGGAGTTGATAAAAAAATAGTAGCAGCTGATCGAGAGGGTGTTGACATTTTCTTTGCACCAAATGAGGGGGATGCCGAAGATTCTAATTATCAAATGGCAATAGAAACAGCTGAAAATATTGGTGCGGATATGGACGTTGTTCCAGTAGATACATTTAATGATGCATTGTCTTATTTACAGGAGATAGAATCAAATAGCTAA
- the bshC gene encoding bacillithiol biosynthesis cysteine-adding enzyme BshC — protein MQVDPIHIHKQSNLIADYRNNENNIGHFFDYRPFNNFKERLNDLAERHFDRKQLTDVLYRINQHWDAPESTYHNIERLKENNSVVVIGGQQAGLMTGPMYTINKIISIIQLAKQQEAEFKIPVIPVFWIAGEDHDFSEINHIFLPETSKMTKHKILQRVFDKSSVSDIHMDKTHSSQWLNELFEQLKETQYTKGLYETIKTCLDKSATYVDFFAHLIYQVFSEEGLVLIDSAHPEVRELESKHFVQMIEQQPEISEGVHAAYSQLKQEDYSLPLEVESNEAHLFYHKNNERILLMRNAEGDWVGKQNEVLLSTEELITIAKEQPNLLSNNVVTRPLMQELLFPSLAFIGGPGEISYWAVLKPAFGSLQMKMPPVVPRLSITYVDRSVEKALKAFDISAAEAVNQGVEGLKNNWLVSKNDPPVQQIVDEIKQSVDKAHKPLRDIAQELRSDLGELADKNLQYLHGDIEYLEDRIVKTLEGKYAKELYEFDLIHNALRPHGGLQERIWNPLPWINEYGIGFIRDVANESYSLKNDHYLVYI, from the coding sequence ATGCAGGTCGACCCTATACATATACATAAACAAAGTAATTTAATAGCTGATTACCGAAACAATGAAAATAATATAGGACATTTTTTTGATTATCGGCCTTTTAATAATTTTAAAGAGCGCTTGAATGATTTGGCAGAACGTCATTTTGACCGTAAGCAACTAACGGATGTCCTGTATAGGATTAATCAACATTGGGATGCTCCTGAATCGACCTATCATAATATTGAGCGATTAAAAGAAAATAATAGTGTTGTTGTGATAGGTGGGCAGCAAGCAGGGTTAATGACCGGGCCAATGTACACCATTAATAAGATCATTTCTATTATTCAACTTGCAAAACAACAGGAAGCTGAATTTAAGATACCTGTAATACCCGTTTTTTGGATTGCTGGGGAGGATCATGATTTCAGTGAAATTAATCATATATTTTTACCTGAAACTTCAAAAATGACTAAACACAAGATTCTTCAGCGTGTTTTTGATAAAAGTTCCGTTTCTGACATTCACATGGATAAAACCCATAGTTCTCAGTGGTTAAACGAACTATTTGAACAACTAAAAGAAACACAATATACAAAGGGTTTATATGAAACGATTAAGACCTGTTTGGATAAATCGGCAACCTATGTTGATTTCTTCGCACATCTAATTTATCAAGTATTTAGCGAAGAAGGCCTCGTGTTAATAGACTCTGCACATCCGGAAGTGCGCGAGCTTGAAAGTAAGCATTTTGTCCAAATGATTGAACAACAGCCCGAAATAAGTGAAGGTGTCCACGCTGCGTATTCACAATTGAAACAAGAAGATTATTCTTTGCCGCTTGAGGTGGAGTCTAATGAAGCACATCTCTTTTATCATAAAAATAATGAACGTATATTACTTATGCGAAATGCAGAAGGGGACTGGGTTGGAAAGCAAAATGAAGTCCTATTATCAACAGAAGAATTAATTACTATTGCAAAAGAGCAACCAAATTTACTAAGTAATAATGTGGTAACTCGTCCCCTAATGCAGGAATTATTATTTCCTTCATTGGCTTTTATAGGTGGACCTGGAGAAATTAGCTATTGGGCTGTGTTAAAGCCTGCTTTCGGATCACTCCAGATGAAAATGCCCCCTGTCGTACCAAGGTTATCGATTACATATGTTGATAGAAGTGTAGAAAAAGCTTTAAAAGCTTTTGATATTAGTGCTGCTGAAGCAGTCAACCAAGGTGTTGAAGGCCTGAAAAACAATTGGCTGGTATCAAAAAACGATCCACCAGTTCAACAAATAGTGGATGAAATTAAACAGTCAGTTGACAAAGCTCATAAACCTTTAAGGGATATAGCCCAGGAATTACGCTCGGATTTAGGTGAGTTAGCAGATAAAAATTTGCAATATCTGCATGGCGATATAGAATACTTGGAGGATAGAATAGTAAAAACACTTGAAGGAAAATACGCAAAGGAATTATATGAGTTTGATCTTATTCATAATGCATTAAGACCACATGGTGGTTTGCAAGAGCGAATTTGGAATCCATTGCCTTGGATTAACGAATACGGAATTGGATTTATAAGAGACGTAGCGAACGAATCCTATTCATTAAAAAATGATCATTATCTCGTTTACATTTAA